Below is a genomic region from Paraburkholderia phenazinium.
CGTGCGGGCGCACGTCGCCGCGAAGGAGGCCAACCTTCCTTTCGTCGTCGGCTCGTACTTCCGGCTCGTCAATGCTGACGGCTCGCCAGCGTTCGGTCTCATCCTCCTCGCCCAGAACCGTGAGGGATACGGAAACCTTTCCGAACTCATTACGCTTGCCCGCACGCGCGGACCGAAAGGCACGTACCGGCTCACACCTCATGACCTGTCGCGGCCGGAACCGGAGAGCAGCCACCTTCGCGGCGTGCCGGACTGTCTCGCGATACTGATACCGCATTTCCCGGCGAAGGAGGACGTGCTCGACGTCCAGCTCGAGTGGCTCGAACAGACATTTCCCGGTCGCGCATGGTGCGGCCTTGTGCTGCATCAACGCGCGATGGACGATATTCACCGGGGAGCCGTCGAATACATCGCCGACTGCCGGGGCATTCCGGTCGTCGCGCTCGGCCAGGTGGTGATGCATGTGCGCTCGCGCAAACCGTTGCAGGACACGATGACCGCCATCCGTGTGGGCAGGCCGGTGCAGGAGTGTGGCTACGACCTCTCCCCCAACGCGGAGCAGCACCTGCGTCCCCGCCTGCGTCTCGCGAACCTGTATCCGGAATACGCGCTCGCAGAGACAACGAACATCCTGTCGCGTTGCACGTTCTCGCTCGACGAGCTCCGCTATGAGTACCCGGACGAACTGGTTCCCAAGGGCATCACGCCGACCGCCTACCTGCGGCAGGAGACCTATATTGGCGCCCGCCGCCGGTTTCCATCCGGCATCCCATACGACGTGCTGGAACAGATTGAACACGAGCTCGAACTCATCAGGGAGCTCGAATACGAGCCGTACTTCCTGACGGTCTATGACATCGTCCGCTTTGCCCGTAGCCAGCACATCCTGTGTCAGGGCCGGGGCTCGGCCGCGAACTCGGCAGTCTGTTACTGCCTGGGTGTAACAGAAGTCGACCCAGCGCGAGGCAACATGCTCTTCGAGCGTTTTATCTCGAAGGAGCGCGGCGAGCCACCCGACATCGATGTCGACTTCGAACACCAGCGACGGGAAGAGGTAATTCAATACATCTACGGGAAATATGGTCGTGACCGTGCAGCGATAGCGGCAGCCGTGTCGACCTATCGTCCGCGCGGTGCCCTTCGCGAAACAGGCAAGGCGCTCGGCGTCGACCCGCAGATTGTCGATGCCGTGGCCAAGAGCCATCAATGGTTTGATAGCAAAGAGGACCTCCTCAACCGCTTTTCCGAGTCCGGTCTGAACCCGGAGACGCCACTGATTCAGCTGTGGGCATCGCTTGCGTCACAACTGCTCGGTTTCCCTCGCCATCTGTCCCAGCACTCAGGCGGCTTTGTCATCAGCCGTGGAAAGCTCACGCGCCTGGTGCCTGTTGAAAATGCTGCGATGGTGGACCGCAGCGTGATTCAGTGGGACAAGGACGACCTCGAGTCGCTGGGTTTGCTGAAAATCGATGTGCTTGCGCTTGGCATGCTCTCAGCAATTCGTCGCGCACTTGACCTCGTATCGGGCCAGCGAGGTGAACAATTTGAGATGCAGGACATACCGGCTGAAGACCCGGAAACGTACGAGATGATTTCGCGTGCGGACACCGTGGGCGTGTTCCAGATTGAGTCGCGGGCACAGATGAGCATGCTGCCGAGACTCCAGCCCCGCACGTTTTATGACCTCGTCATTGAGGTGGCGATTGTCCGCCCGGGACCCATCCAGGGTGGTGCCGTCCATCCCTATCTTCAGCGTCGCCAGGGATTCGAGCCTGTGAGCTACCCAAGCAAGGCCCTCGAGACGGCGCTGGGCCGCACGCTAGGGGTGCCCATTTTCCAGGAGCAGGTGATGCAGGTGGCAATGCTGGCCGCCGGCTTCACTGCGGGTGAAGCGGACCAGTTGCGGCGCGCGATGGCGGCCTGGAAGCGCAAGGGTGGTCTTGACAAATACTACGACCGAATCGTCAACGGGATGACCGAGCGCGGTTATGACAAGGCCTTCGCGGACGGTATCTTCCAGCAGATTCTCGGCTTTGGCGAATACGGGTTTCCAGAGAGTCATGCGGCCAGCTTTGCACTGCTGGTGTACGCGAGCAGCTGGCTGAAACGTCATGAGCCGGAAGCCTTTCTCGCGGCGATGCTGAACAGCCAGCCGATGGGGTTTTATTCGCCGTCGCAACTCGTTCAGGATGCCACGCGGCATGGTGTCCAGGTATTTCCCGTCGATGTCACGATAAGCGGCTGGGACTCGTCTCTTGAGCCGATAGACGGCGCCGAACGGCCGGCGGTTAGACTTGGCCTGTCCCTGCTGAAAGGGATGCGTGACGGTGCCGCAGAGCGTATCGAAAACTCACGCGCGATACGCCAATTCACGACCGTATCAGACCTCGCACGACGCGCCCAACTGGACCGTCACGACCTGCAGGTGCTCGCCGCGGCGAATGCACTCTCGTCGCTGGCTGGCAACCGGCGCGAAGCGCTGTGGCAGTCGGTCGCCGCGGTGCCGGACAAGGACATGCTGTCGGTAGCAAAAATAGAGGACGACACGCCGGAACTCGGCGCCCCCTCGGAAGCCGACGATATTGTCGGCGACTATCAGTCGATGGGTCTGACGCTTGGACGACATCCCCTCGCGCTTCTGCGGCCCCAGTTGCTCGAAAACCGGTTGATGCCTGCGTCCACCCTGCATACGTACCGGAACGGCCGGCTCGCGCGGGGATGCGGCATCGTTACCGTGCGACAGCGGCCCGAGACGGCGAAGGGTGTCATCTTTATCACCCTTGAAGACGAGACGGGAAACGTCAACGTCATCATCTGGCCCAAGGTGCTGGAGCGGCAGCGCAAGGAAGTGCTCGGCGCATCGTTGCTCGGTGTGCTGGGTCTATGGCAGTGCGAAGGCGAAGTACGGCACCTGGTCGCACAGCATCTTATCGATATGTCGTACCTCCTTGGCGAGCTGCCGTCAGTGAGCCGCAATTTCCATTGATGGTGTAGTTCTGGTCCACGACTGGCATCGGACGCGCGTCGCACCTTCAATCGACTCGTCTCAACATACGAATACACCCGGGTTCGCGGGCTCACAGTCGATGCACTAAGGTGGTCACCCGTAATTGGACCGACTATCCGAGAGAGTGGATTATCATGGGACGAAGACAGGAGGTTCATATGTGTTATTCGGCGCAGATTCTGGCTGACTATCGCAGGTTCGTACGGATGTTTGGTGCGACGATGAGCATCAAGGAATTCGCACGCCTCTTCTTCGAGCGGGCGGAGGGCAGCAAGGCGAAGATTCCGAAAGCGATGGAAGACGCGTTTTCCGAGCCGCAATCGGCCGACGAATTCGAGATTAAGGTTCTCATCGACAAATTCAACGCAGACCAGGTGACGAAGCTAGAGCAAGACCTGTTCAAGCAACGTGCACGACTCGCCGATGCAGAACGCGCACTTCAGACGAAGGTCACGAAGGCAGCAACTGAAAGCATGCGAATAGCCACCGGCAAAATCGCGTGGACCCGCGGCAAGCTTGACGACATACAGCGGACCGAACCCAAGGCGCACGATTCGCGCATTTTCCCAGGGCACTATGCGCTGGTCATGGTTATGGAAAATGGCCAACGCGTCATCAAACCCATGCGCTATCAGTGCCGCATTGCTGGCAAACCCGCCAATTACGACATCAAATTTCCTGGCACATACAATGCTCGTCGGGATAACCTCGAAGGCTTCTGGAAGCCGCTCTTCGGCCACTCGCACGGCATCCTTGTCGTCAACGCGTTTTACGAAAACGTCAGCCGCGCGAAGATGGAGGGCCGCGAGCTTGCTCCGGGTGGGAAGGATGAAAATGTCGTCCTCCAGTTCATTACGAATCCACCCCATGACATGCTGGTTGCCTGTTTGTGGTCACGCTGGTCGGCACCCAGTGAACCAGACCTGCTGTCTTTTGCGGCGATAACGGATGAGCCACCGGTCGAGGTTGCCGCCGCTGGACATGACCGGTGCATCATCCCCATTAAGCCGGAAAACGTTGACGCGTGGCTGAATCCTGATGCGTCGGACTTGGCGGCGCAGTATGCGATTCTTGATGACAAGGAGCGGCCGTACTACGAGCACCGACTAGCTGCGTGACAACGCCGAGTTGCACTGTTGCGGAATCGATATTGATGATTTACAACGTCCTCAAACGGTAGTTCTGCCGAGGTCATGGGCGAACAGGCTTTTCCTTGGGTCTAGCCTCATCGATTTGCTCATCTTCACTCTCTTTATCTTCGTCCGACTTAGATTTGGATTGGCTCTCATTTTCTGTGTCGACCGTAAAAACAGGCTTCCAAGCCGCATCGTCCACTGCTTCGAAAAATCTAAATTGCGAGCTCCAATCACTCCAAAACATACGGCGCGCCGCGGCGTCTCGAGGAAGTGCATAACCCAATTGCTGAGCAAGGGCGGGGAGATATAGGTCGAAAGCGCCTTTTACATATTCCCCCCATTGCTGAGCGGAAGCAACCGCACGACCATAGCAGAGGCGCGCAATAACTATTGATATAGCTGCATTTCTGAGGAGGAACAGCGTCAGGTGACTGGAGTCGGGAGTGTGGTTCATCCAGAGTATGATTGCGCGGCCGGTCGTGTAGAGGCCAACCGCACAAAATAAAAGAGTGGAACAAACCATAAAGTCGACTGTC
It encodes:
- a CDS encoding error-prone DNA polymerase, giving the protein MDATFTTLPAYAELFCLSNFSFLHGASHAEELAQRAAQLGYSGLAITDECSLAGIVRAHVAAKEANLPFVVGSYFRLVNADGSPAFGLILLAQNREGYGNLSELITLARTRGPKGTYRLTPHDLSRPEPESSHLRGVPDCLAILIPHFPAKEDVLDVQLEWLEQTFPGRAWCGLVLHQRAMDDIHRGAVEYIADCRGIPVVALGQVVMHVRSRKPLQDTMTAIRVGRPVQECGYDLSPNAEQHLRPRLRLANLYPEYALAETTNILSRCTFSLDELRYEYPDELVPKGITPTAYLRQETYIGARRRFPSGIPYDVLEQIEHELELIRELEYEPYFLTVYDIVRFARSQHILCQGRGSAANSAVCYCLGVTEVDPARGNMLFERFISKERGEPPDIDVDFEHQRREEVIQYIYGKYGRDRAAIAAAVSTYRPRGALRETGKALGVDPQIVDAVAKSHQWFDSKEDLLNRFSESGLNPETPLIQLWASLASQLLGFPRHLSQHSGGFVISRGKLTRLVPVENAAMVDRSVIQWDKDDLESLGLLKIDVLALGMLSAIRRALDLVSGQRGEQFEMQDIPAEDPETYEMISRADTVGVFQIESRAQMSMLPRLQPRTFYDLVIEVAIVRPGPIQGGAVHPYLQRRQGFEPVSYPSKALETALGRTLGVPIFQEQVMQVAMLAAGFTAGEADQLRRAMAAWKRKGGLDKYYDRIVNGMTERGYDKAFADGIFQQILGFGEYGFPESHAASFALLVYASSWLKRHEPEAFLAAMLNSQPMGFYSPSQLVQDATRHGVQVFPVDVTISGWDSSLEPIDGAERPAVRLGLSLLKGMRDGAAERIENSRAIRQFTTVSDLARRAQLDRHDLQVLAAANALSSLAGNRREALWQSVAAVPDKDMLSVAKIEDDTPELGAPSEADDIVGDYQSMGLTLGRHPLALLRPQLLENRLMPASTLHTYRNGRLARGCGIVTVRQRPETAKGVIFITLEDETGNVNVIIWPKVLERQRKEVLGASLLGVLGLWQCEGEVRHLVAQHLIDMSYLLGELPSVSRNFH
- a CDS encoding SOS response-associated peptidase family protein; amino-acid sequence: MCYSAQILADYRRFVRMFGATMSIKEFARLFFERAEGSKAKIPKAMEDAFSEPQSADEFEIKVLIDKFNADQVTKLEQDLFKQRARLADAERALQTKVTKAATESMRIATGKIAWTRGKLDDIQRTEPKAHDSRIFPGHYALVMVMENGQRVIKPMRYQCRIAGKPANYDIKFPGTYNARRDNLEGFWKPLFGHSHGILVVNAFYENVSRAKMEGRELAPGGKDENVVLQFITNPPHDMLVACLWSRWSAPSEPDLLSFAAITDEPPVEVAAAGHDRCIIPIKPENVDAWLNPDASDLAAQYAILDDKERPYYEHRLAA